TCGGAGCCCGGACGCGCTTATACTTACGACGCCCACCACACCTCTCGGCGGGTCCGTCACATGAACGAAGACGCGCTCCGCGGCTTCACCGGCGCCGTCCGGCTGTTCCCCTCCCGAACCTCGTGCTGTTCCCGCACGTCGTGCAGGGGTTGCACATTTTCGAGCCGCGGTACCGGCAAATGGCCGCCGACGCGCTCGCGGGCGACGGACTGATTGCGATGGCGCTCCTGCGCCCGGATCAGGACGAACCGGCCGACTGGCCCCGATCGAACCGGTCGTGTGCATCGGCCAGATTGTGTGGTCCGAGAAGCTCGCGGACGGGAAGTACAACTTGCGCCTCCGCGGGGTGAGCCGCGCCCGCATCGTCGCGGAGCTGGACCACGAA
The Gemmata palustris DNA segment above includes these coding regions:
- a CDS encoding LON peptidase substrate-binding domain-containing protein, which encodes MFLCISPAGLHRPFADTSGECALDWLGARTRLYLRRPPHLSAGPSHERRRAPRLHRRRPAVPLPNLVLFPHVVQGLHIFEPRYRQMAADALAGDGLIAMALLRPDQDEPADWPRSNRSCASARLCGPRSSRTGSTTCASAG